In the Chelonoidis abingdonii isolate Lonesome George chromosome 13, CheloAbing_2.0, whole genome shotgun sequence genome, one interval contains:
- the SOCS3 gene encoding suppressor of cytokine signaling 3 produces MVTHSKFPAAGMSRPLDTSLRLKTFSSKSEYQLVVNAVRKLQESGFYWSAVTGGEANLLLSTEPAGTFLIRDSSDQRHFFTLSVKTESGTKNLRIQCEGGSFCLQSDPRSSQPVPRFDCVLKLVHHYMPPSLCPLPEQPGGTPHPKRAYYIYSGGEKIPLVLSRPLSSNVSSLQHLCRKTVNGHLDSYEKMTQLPGPIKEFLDQYDAPL; encoded by the coding sequence ATGGTCACGCACAGCAAGTTCCCCGCTGCTGGGATGAGCCGCCCGCTGGACACCAGCCTGCGCCTCAAGACCTTCAGCTCCAAGAGCGAGTACCAGCTGGTGGTGAACGCTGTGCGCAAGCTGCAGGAGAGTGGCTTCTACTGGAGCGCAGTAACAGGCGGCGAAGCCAACCTGCTGCTGAGCACAGAGCCGGCTGGCACCTTCCTCATCAGAGACAGCTCCGACCAGCGGCACTTCTTCACCCTCAGTGTCAAGACTGAGTCGGGCACCAAGAACCTGCGCATCCAATGTGAGGGTGGCAGCTTCTGTCTGCAGAGTGACCCCCGCAGCAGCCAGCCCGTGCCCCGCTTCGACTGTGTCCTCAAGCTGGTGCATCACTACATGCCTCCTTCCCTGTGTCCCCTCCCTGAGCAGCCCGGGGGGACCCCCCACCCGAAGCGTGCCTACTACATCTACTCTGGGGGTGAGAAAATCCCGCTGGTGCTCAGCCGCCCGCTCTCCTCCAACGTGTCCAGCCTGCAACACCTCTGCCGCAAGACAGTCAATGGGCACTTGGACTCTTACGAGAAGATGACTCAACTGCCAGGCCCCATCAAGGAGTTCCTGGACCAGTATGATGCCCCCCTCTAA